The following is a genomic window from Bombus pyrosoma isolate SC7728 linkage group LG5, ASM1482585v1, whole genome shotgun sequence.
TACTCGTATGCGTGAGATTCGTCGATCTGCCAGAGTATGAGATAAGTGTCCCTCAAAGTAAAGAaagtgataataataaatcaccTGGGGATTCTAAATTTGGAAAATCGTGCTTGTTCGCCAAGACTCCTAATTCCCTGATTAGAGCTATAAGATGGTCACCTATGTATTTAGACCTGTACCGTAAAGACGTTGCTTGCTCAAACAAAAATGGTGCTTTTTTGGGGACCGCAAAAGTATCTTTGCCTATTTGCATGTGCAAGCATGTGATTGCTTCACAAAATGACACTAACGGTTTATCTACGCCATGTACAGTGAAAGATTCGTTCGATGTAACCGATTCTAGTGGGAAAACGTCTGGTAACATAGCCGTAGTTTTAAGATTATCGTGTTTCGGAAGCAGTATCATCGAGCAATTTTCTCTGAGCGGCAAATCTTTTATGCTGGAGGACTCACCacttcaaaaatttctatgtCCTTATATTCTTCCAGAAAGTTCAAAGGTTGAAAAAGATCCGAAAGATGAAAGTGGTTTGGATAAATCATTACTGAAGCGGCCAGGCTCTTCTCCGCGTATTCCAATGGATCATCCCGCTTTTAAGACTCTAACGATGGCCGAAAAGCTCAACGATCCCAAATATCGAGAACTGATATACAAAGCCTATCCAGATGAGCCGACGTGTAGCTGCTTGCCCAAGGATCGTTCGATACATCCTATGATATGTCCATCAGGCTGTACTTATCCTTGCTgcatgaaattaagaaatccCGATATACTACTCAAGGACGAGAACAAACGCGTGGAGGATCCATTAGTCAATACTTACTGCGTTGACAATACCCTGCCTGCGTTGTACGTTCTGAAACAGGATTCTTCGTCTAGTAAACCAACTAGATTGAAAGGCGGCGGAGAGGTAGAGCAGATTTATCTGGATCCGTCTAGTTTCAGATGGATCAATTACGATACTGATCATCCCTGGTACAATGAAAAGCATAATATGGAAAGTCGACTAGAAGGTGGCGGCGAGGATAGAGATATGTCCAGCTGCAGCTGTTCCGGTGGCCCGGTTATGGTTTCGGCACAAGCAACTTCTCGAGATAACGACGTAATTCCCATCTTCGACGCTTGCACGCCTCGTATAACGCCAACTGGGGCGACTCCTGGCTGCATTTGTCCTGGAAAAGATGCCAAATTTCCTAGAGGAGCTGCTAAATGTATGAAATCACCGTGTTTGGGGATAGATTGCTTGATTCGAGCTTTCAAAGATGCACAAGACTTTGTGGATTCCATTGGGAAAGTACCAGGATTGCCGGGACTCGGTTTAATGGATCCATCAGAGAGTCCTTATTTTGGTAGAGATATCAACAAAGACTACGTGCCTCTAGATCGACTAGCGTCGAAGAGGAGGATACCATATGGGACTTCGCAACCAACAGTAGCAACAACGGCTCCTACTTGCACCGCTCCCTGTAGCATCAAACCTATGGACGATATGCGTCCTCACGTTGTTGCTTACTCGCCTTCGATTGCACGAGGAATCGTGCCACCTCGGTTAGGAATCGTCCGCGAGGCTATACCTGTTTTACCGGAGGCCGGTTTACCAACCGCGCCTGTAAAACATaggaagaaggaggagaagaaggacGAGAAAACGGACAAACAGAAGGAGCTCGAAGCCACGTCGTCCGCGCTGATGGACTCGGAGGTGGGTCCTTGCGGTGAACCGAGATGCAAATCGAGGAGAAGGAAGCCACCAGATAATGGTAGCGCGACCCAGAGTAGCACTCATGTCTTTTCTAAGACGCGGACCGGTGTAAAGCGTGCCGCCGCTACCGCGCCAAAAGCTCGtcgtaaaacgaagaaaggatcCAAACGGGACTTGAAGCGCCGTAGTCCGCACTCGAAGCAGGACAATCTGACGGTACAGGCATCGATACACGATCAGCATCATGATGCTAAGACGGTGACTCGACGAAGTGCAAGGGAAAGATCTCTAGGACCTGGTGGTGATCGCTATGTAGCTGGATCAGGTATTATAACCTCGCAACCGGCATTTCCAGTCAGCAGACGAGTAATGCGATACGTCTACTTCGTCGGTGATTATTATCCTGGGATTCACTTCGGTCACAGAGACTGTATCGACATACCCATGAGAGTCCCGGCTAACATGGGTTGGTTATGGAACACGATGGACACGGCGGGAAAATTGAAGCCGCGCATTGGTTGGAGGCCGGGTGCCATTGGCCGCTATTTGTACGAAATGCTGCAAGATGCGAAAGATGTTTCTATGgatgaaatagaagaagaaaaagcaggAATAGAACGAACTGATCGTGCTCGAGCCGACCGAGGGAAAGTCGATCGTGGAAAAGCCGATCGTGGCAGAGCCGATCGTGGAAGACTCGATCGCGTAAAAATCGATCGTGGAAAAACTGATCGCACGAGAATAATAGAACGCGCGAGATCAGCACCTTCGCGGCCAAAGAGTGGCACAAGAAGACAGAGAGCCGGAAGAACTATGAGTTACCAGTCGATGCAGAAACAATCGAAAATGGAGGGAGAAGATGAAGGATCGGGTTCTCCACCGACTTTACATATTCACAGGAAAGATGGCACTTACTATGTAACGATGTATCCCATTAGGCAAGAGACATCTGCCGAGCCTCGTTTGTCCGAGCCAATGAAACCGCTGCAGTTTAAAATCGTGAAGAACAAGGACGATGCTTCTATCACGTCTAGCTCGACGGCGTCTGATATGGAGATCGAATTCTCTCCTCCCGCAGCTGTAACCAGGTAT
Proteins encoded in this region:
- the LOC122567388 gene encoding uncharacterized protein LOC122567388, which produces MALKRKIAKSKEEQLYMLEVFVDHVTLSLEIIDINKDNLLVCVRFVDLPEYEISVPQSKESDNNKSPGDSKFGKSCLFAKTPNSLIRAIRWSPMYLDLYRKDVACSNKNGAFLGTAKVSLPICMCKHVIASQNDTNGLSTPCTVKDSFDVTDSSGKTSGNIAVVLRLSCFGSSIIEQFSLSGKSFMLEDSPLQKFLCPYILPESSKVEKDPKDESGLDKSLLKRPGSSPRIPMDHPAFKTLTMAEKLNDPKYRELIYKAYPDEPTCSCLPKDRSIHPMICPSGCTYPCCMKLRNPDILLKDENKRVEDPLVNTYCVDNTLPALYVLKQDSSSSKPTRLKGGGEVEQIYLDPSSFRWINYDTDHPWYNEKHNMESRLEGGGEDRDMSSCSCSGGPVMVSAQATSRDNDVIPIFDACTPRITPTGATPGCICPGKDAKFPRGAAKCMKSPCLGIDCLIRAFKDAQDFVDSIGKVPGLPGLGLMDPSESPYFGRDINKDYVPLDRLASKRRIPYGTSQPTVATTAPTCTAPCSIKPMDDMRPHVVAYSPSIARGIVPPRLGIVREAIPVLPEAGLPTAPVKHRKKEEKKDEKTDKQKELEATSSALMDSEVGPCGEPRCKSRRRKPPDNGSATQSSTHVFSKTRTGVKRAAATAPKARRKTKKGSKRDLKRRSPHSKQDNLTVQASIHDQHHDAKTVTRRSARERSLGPGGDRYVAGSGIITSQPAFPVSRRVMRYVYFVGDYYPGIHFGHRDCIDIPMRVPANMGWLWNTMDTAGKLKPRIGWRPGAIGRYLYEMLQDAKDVSMDEIEEEKAGIERTDRARADRGKVDRGKADRGRADRGRLDRVKIDRGKTDRTRIIERARSAPSRPKSGTRRQRAGRTMSYQSMQKQSKMEGEDEGSGSPPTLHIHRKDGTYYVTMYPIRQETSAEPRLSEPMKPLQFKIVKNKDDASITSSSTASDMEIEFSPPAAVTRYRKKPDVVHVDTQVRQQEIIDAYKAEEFKRKARRGPRREKKLKKES